The Chaetodon trifascialis isolate fChaTrf1 chromosome 16, fChaTrf1.hap1, whole genome shotgun sequence genome includes a region encoding these proteins:
- the sc5d gene encoding lathosterol oxidase, with protein sequence MDLVLNVADYYVLTPYVYPASWPEDGALRQIISLLVLTNLGAAVLYLGLGAISYYVIFDHNLKKHPLFLENQVQREIRYAMTSLPWISIPTVALFFAEVRGYSKLYDGVDESPLGWPGLFLSMISFLFFTDMCIYWIHRFLHHKLIYKLFHKPHHIWKIPTPFASHAFHPVDGFLQGLPYHIYPFLFPLHKVLYLALYVFVNIWTISIHDGDYRVPDALTSVINGSAHHTDHHLFFDFNYGQYFTLWDRVGGSYRHPSALMGKGPHDLIRKLQAGGQLGEDAAKAKGRANGHAPRDVSCKEE encoded by the exons ATGGATCTTGTGCTGAACGTTGCCGATTACTACGTCCTCACGCCGTACGTGTACCCGGCGTCATGGCCTGAGGACGGCGCCCTGCGGCAGATCATCAGCCTGCTGGTGCTGACCAACCTGGGGGCCGCCGTCCTGTACCTGGGCCTGGGGGCCATCAGCTACTACGTCATCTTTGACCACAACCTGAAGAAACACCCGCTCTTCTTAGAG AATCAGGTTCAGAGGGAGATCAGGTACGCCATGACGTCTCTTCCCTGGATCAGCATTCCCACGGTGGCCTTGTTTTTCGCTGAGGTCCGAGGTTACAGCAAACTGTACGATGGCGTTGATGAATCCCCGCTGG GTTGGCCCGGGCTCTTCCTGAGTATGAtctccttcctgtttttcaCCGACATGTGCATCTACTGGATTCATCGCTTCCTGCATCATAAGCTGATTTACAAG CTGTTTCACAAACCACACCACATCTGGAAGATCCCCACGCCCTTCGCCAGCCACGCCTTCCACCCGGTGGACGGCTTCTTGCAGGGCCTCCCGTACCACATCTACCCGTTCCTCTTCCCCCTCCACAAGGTCCTCTACTTGGCCCTGTACGTTTTCGTCAACATCTGGACCATCTCCATCCACGACGGAGACTACCGCGTCCCCGACGCTCTGACGAGCGTCATCAACGGCTCCGCTCACCACACCGACCACCACCTCTTCTTCGACTTCAACTACGGCCAGTACTTCACTCTGTGGGACCGCGTGGGCGGCTCCTACAGGCACCCGTCGGCCCTGATGGGCAAAGGTCCCCACGACCTGATCCGGAAGCTTCAAGCAGGGGGGCAGCTCGGAGAAGACGCGGCAAAGGCAAAAGGGCGAGCCAATGGACACGCTCCGAGGGACGTCAGCTGTAAGGAGGAGTGA